CATATGTGCAGGCACGCAAGAGGGAAGGCCAGTAGTTCTCACATTTCTTCGCTTCTCTAGTTGCTACCTCATAATCTTAGCactaaatttcattttatcaGTACTATCACTGTTGTTAGAACCGTATGATTCGCGATTCGGCTTCATTTTGGGCCGACTCTATAGGTAGAATAGATAGTGAATCGGCCGAATCTAACTATTCTCGCATTAGAATAAAAAAACTGATAGCAATCAAAAGTTTTGAATGTGTACATTTCAATTAAATGTAGGATTCATGAATGACTTTTGTCCGACCCCATACAACCAATAAGGAGTAaagtaaatgaattaaaaaaacaataattaaaatccAAAGAAACAGATTCGTTTacttattgatttttttaattttttattcatttacttTAATCCTTATTGGTTGTATGCGGTCGGACAAAAGTCATTCATGAATCCTACATTTAATTGAACTGTACAGATTCCAAAACTCTTCATTGCTGACAGTTTGTTTCTTCTAATGCGAGGATCGTTAGAATCGGACGACTCAGCTGATTCACCACCGAGTCGTCCGATTCACCACTGATTCTGGATGATTTCCCGATTCTACCTACAGAATCGACTTGAAATGGAGCCGACTCGACTCAAGTTGTACGATTCTAACAGTGATTATATgtttaacaaataaaatcatAAGGATACAAAAcaatttcaaattttcaataaaaaaagatAGACGTAAATCATACACAACTATAAATGTAAACGATACCTACTTCCATGATAAGCAAATGATGCATCTCATTCCAGCTCTCAGCGAAATGTACTTTGATATAATCCGCTCTTCTCCACCAACCAAAACTCTCATACATATGAAGGACAGATATGAAGGCTGCAAAGTAACCAAATCATTATGCAAAGTAACAAATATCAGAAAGTACAATGTTCTATATATTATCCAAGTTAATCTTAAAAAGGGATTGCTTTAGAAACTTCAGAAACCCCGAAACAAAATTTTCCAGTTGCACGACGCTTTGAATCCCATATTAATGTAATCCCGGTCATGGTTGCAACCGGATAAACTTACATATCAAAATTCCTACTCGATTCTATTCCAAATTCAGTCCTTCAATAATACTATATGATGCTATCTTATTCAGAATTCATAAAAATTCATTCCTATTGAGTTAAAGATCATTTCTttgctatgttgcacggaaactcctcTTTAGTAGTGCTTTTGCGTTTCCGTTTCCATCTACTggctatgttttagaaataatgtttcttgGTGTCTGTATGTGTGAAACATAGATGAAAACAAGTATATACATTCCGTTGATAGAACCAAAGAAATGGCAAAAAAATTCGTTCATTGGATCATACCACACTTTCTCAAATTTTTAGTTCGTTCTCTTCTAGGCCTGCTTAGTGTAGTTTTCGAGAGTTTCAGCGAAACGCTTTAAAATCAAAGTTTCTGTGCAACATAGTTTCTTTGAGATCAGTCCGTTTATGACATATCAACAACTTTATCTCTAACAAATAAGACATTAAAGCAAGGTTTTGGAGCTAGAAACCCCAAAAACAAGAACTAGAAACCACAAAAACATAAACTAGATACAGAAAGAGACATTATAACACACCAAAATAAGGAACTCTTGCAATAGTTTCCAACACAAAGAACCTTGCATAATCTCGGTCATGGTACAAAGAATCTAGAACCTTTATCACCGTATCCTGAAAAGATAGAAGCATGTAATGGTAATCAGATGAATATTAACTCCTGCAGAAATGTTGAGCTACTCCCATTTAgctaacagtaaaaaaaaacagCATAAGCAAAATTACATCTTTAAGAATATTTTGTAGAGCTGTAAGTGAGCCGAGCCGCTCACAAGCGTCAATAAAAGCTCGACTGTGTTTAGCTGGATTCATAAATGGAACACGGCGAAAATGTTTCGGTTCAATTGTAATGTTCATGAACACTTGTGAGTAAGTTTGattcgattatttttttaataataatatttctataaaaaggaaaatgtaaaacaacatAGTTTTGTAGGTTTTCAACGGTGTAGTTTTGTGttacaaaaaattcaaattaacaTCATGAATGAGTTGTTTGCGAGTGAGATTCATGAACAGAATTAACTAGCTTCTCGCGAACAGCTCATAAATGTTGAGCTCGAGATCGTCAATTTTCTAACCATCAAGCACGAGAAGGCCAAATCTCAGCTTGGTTAGATTACAGCCCTAATATTTTGTAACATAATCAAACAGAAAAGGTGAACAtgaaaactatgtagttttttgttaatgaaatttcaaatcaacataattaatgaattgTTTGCGAACCAAGTTCATAAATTTTGTTCATGAATTTCGCTGGCAAACAATAAGCTCCTAAACAACCTCATGAGCAGCTCACAAgtgcaagccaaagctcggtcTGGCTTACAACCCTAAAACCATGTAGTTATGTAGTtttatgttaaagaaatttcaaatgaaaATACTTAATGCGTTATTTACTCATTAACAGAATTAACAGCTTCTCGCAAGCTCATAATGTTGAGCTTGAGCTCGAGCTCGAGCTCATCAGAGGAGCCGAGCATGAGCAGGCAAAAGCTCCGCTCACATAATCAAACAGAAAAGGTGAACATGGAAGTATGAGAACAAAAACGTAATTAAAGACATGGAAAAAGATTTAAACGAATATCAAAAgaggaaaatgagaaaaacttaCCGTGAGAAATACATTGATAGACTGTTCAATCTTAATAACCCATTTCTCCACAGTACCCGATGATTCATCATCGGGCGGCTCACCATCACCTCCTTTTCTCTCATCACTTGTAAAAGTTTTCGGTTGAAATGTTTCCTCCACCACAACTTTCTCATCATTTTCTCGCAACACCGTTGCTCGAACTCGGAACAATTTTCTAAATAacaacaacgaaaagtaaaatCAGAACTCCATTACCAAAATTAAGAATCACAATTGAAGAATTCTCACTTACCCAGCGCCTTTAGATCGATGGGAAGAGATGGAATTGTATCTCAAAACACTTCGGCGGGGGAAAGGGGAAAGGGTTTTACAATTTCTAATTGAAATTGAGGTTGGATGTGCTGCCGGTGAGATACTCATGGCCATTAGTGGAGCATATACAAGGAAGTGGAAAGCGAATCGGAGAAGGGGAAGATGGAATTGAATTTGGGGATATGTGAGAAGAGAAGAGTTCGTAAAACAGGGGAATAAATGAAATgagaatgaagaagaagagagcaggataaaacaaaacaatggcGGTTTGTTAGTGGAATGAATATTCCTTCCTCCTACAAAGTGAATGGAGCCAATCTATTGGGCTAGAAAGGTAAGGGCTTTAGGTTTtagatattttatttgaaatttggtAAGGCCCTTAAATTAGAGAGTCAAATAAATGCTCAATATacaggggtaaattacatccatggcgactgaactttacccattttaacattgtagccactgaacttcaatttttaacagtatgtccactgaattttacatttttcaacatcggtggccactcaacatctcaaaacgaccgttgacgacctcaaaataaaaaattctaagagttaatgatattttaaggaactttaattcttgaaaattttctttttgaggtcatttaagtgttgtttggttaggagagagaaagtgaaatttagagagagaaaccccaaaaaatgtgatttgggaaaataaaaaatgtggtttcatggtaaaagtcgttctgaacaactttgattctttaatattttcattttgaggtcgttaacggtcattttgaggagttagttaaagttgagtggccaccgatattaaaaaatgtaaagttctgtggtcataccgttaagaattgaagttcagtaccCATGATGTTAAAATGGTAAAGATCAATGGCcatagtgtaatttaccccaatatATAGGGATGTAAACGAGTGACGATTCCCTGTCCCTATTGGAATCTACTCCGACGGGACGGAGAATCCCTGATTAGAATCTCCGAAAGGTATGAACGGATACAAGTGGAAACGACAATAAATCGGTATCTTTATTCATGGGATctctgggtaaattacacccatggccattgaactttacactttttaatattggTGACCACTTAACGtttcaaaacgaccattgacggttaaaaataaaaaattcaaagcgttaatgatatgctaaggaactttaattcttgaaatttttcgttttgaggtcatttggatgttgtttggttaggagagagaaaatgaatttttagagagagaaagctccaaaaatgtgatttttgaaaataaaaaatgtggtttcatggtaaatgtcgttctgaacaactttaattcttgaatattttcattttgaggtcgttaacgatcgttaacggtcattttaagaagctagttaaaattgagtggtcactgatgttaaaaagtgtaaagttcagtggccatactgaaaagaaatgaagttcagtgactaTAAATGTGAAattggataaagttcagtggccataggtgtaatttaccctgggATCTCTATATTCATCTCTGATATAAGGATCCTTGCGAATTCCCTAATTTACATAACCACTGATTGTGAGCTTTTCCCAATTATTAGGTTTAGAAGCTACCAAATCAAGTTGTTTATTTGACTAaataatttaggtttaatacatcatttcacCAAGAAATTGTTGAAAATGTTGATTGGTCATCCAAATTTTTAAAGTTCCAGTTAGCTtcatcaacttgcttaaaatattattttgatatctctcaatttaattaaaatataatcaattaatcactcgattaTAAAGAAGTAAAATGCGGAAAGAGTGTTGTAAGCACTTTGGAAAAGCCAAACAATTAAAGTCCGAGTACgagattctaatattagagataaTCGCAAAGATCCTTGCGAATTCCCTGATTAATTCTACGTTTAATATCTTTATTCATGAAGGGGTCATCGGTACAACTTGATAGTTCAGGAgagaatcaagctttttgaataAATTTGATGATCGATTGATTGCGTTTTAGCGGGATAACATGAAAGTTCagctttttggataagttcggggtcaatcaagttttttttggacaagttcgggTTAATGGTATATTAAGGGCTTAAATTATTTTAAcataggcctaatacacaaataacccttgaacttgtccaaatgttgcaactgtcccCCTACtcccaactttcaattgtaagaAATTACCCTTCaaatcaaacttgtccaattgtaaaatataatccttcaaacttgtccaattataaaatagaaccccaaattgctgacatggactgcaattgaagaaacacatgaaatacaaaagctggAATGTGATAATTAGATCTTTGGATCCAAAAAATCAGTATGTAAGTAACCAGATCCTCAATTCTTCAACTTATTCTTCAATCTAACGGAAAATCAGAAATcatccattcttcttcttctttttgttattcCTATTCGTTTTTTAGTGATTTCTTGATTCAAAGTTGTGGTATATTATGGGGGTAAAGATGTGTTTATGTGGAGAAATAGCTCTATTGGAGATTTCATGGAGTGATACGGATATGGGGAAACATTTTTACgggataaaaaaaatctcaattttgggttatgttttacaattggacaaatttGAGGGGCTATgctttacaattggacaagtttgagggataagttgttacaattaaaagtaggggggcagttgcaacatttggacaagttcagaggttatttgtatattaggCCTTTAACACACCGTAAGACCTTTGcaaattaataatattgggaccatgaaattttattaatttatagagatattaatttatcgagtattaatttactgAACTGGTCCAAGTCgagaccagaagaaattattattttaaagaggttattaatttatgaCGCTATCTGAAACTTTAAAAACTTGGATGACCAATCAACATTTTCAACAATTTCTTGGTGAAATGATGTATTTAAGCCTAAATTATTTAGGCAAATAAACAACTTGATTTTGGTAGCTTCTAAACCTAATAATTGAGAAAAGCTCACAATCAGTAGTTATGTGTAGTTGTAAATCATATTCTATTATAAGCTTACCTCATAGCTTTAATGGAAATTTGACAGATGGTGTATGGACATGGAATACTTTTTATACAAAAATGGCATTACACTGAGCTACGCAATTTGACCTTTATCCACCTGTAAATACTTTTAAAGCAGCCTTcatttctatatctatatccATTTCTCACCGGCCGGCAGTGGCGTCGTGACGTCGTCCGTCAGAGTTCTGTGGAGTTTCCAGGTTTATATGCATTCTTCCTGTTGCATCCACTCAAAGTTTCCGAAACTATGGAAAATGAAGGCGGACGCGTTGCTTTCCTGCCGAGGATCAACGGAAATTTCGGCTACTCCAGCAACGAAAGATTTGAATTGAAGAGTTTTAAATTGTGCCTCAACTGGTTATGCGCTGATCAATCTAACATTTGGAAAACTTGTCTCTCCTGGTTCATTTTCTCGCTTTTTACAATTGTTTGCCCTGTTGTTTCTCACTTTCTTCTGTTGTGCGCCGATTGCGATTCGGATCACCGAAGGCCTTATGATGTTCTTGTCCAGCTCTCTCTTTCTGTGTTCGCTACGATTTCTTTTCTCACTCTTTCTTATTGGTCTCGTAAGTATGGTCTCAGGAAATTCCTGTTCCTGGATAAATTGGATGATGATAGAGAGAGGATTCGTCAAGGTTATCAGCAACAGCTCCAGGTAAGGCAATCGGagtctttgtttttgtttgattCATATGAAAAACACTGGTATTTTGGTGATCTGCGTCTCAATTTCGGTTTTTATGCCCTGGTTTATGCAAACTTCCcttttctagggtttataaaCCGTAACTGAACAGCAGTTCCAGTAGATGATATCCATAATTTTTATAATCTCTTGTTTCTTCCGTTAATGAATTGATGATTGTTAATTGCTATTGTGAAGAATTAGTGACGAGCTTACATGTTGTTCATCTGAACTTTGGTTGAGCAGTGTGATAGATTTTAGATATAGAGAATTCTATGTCTGGCTTTTCGATTTGAATTAGCAGATAGTAGAAACAAATTTAGAAGAAAAGCAACTATTGTTTCCAATCTGGGACGGATCCAGGGGAGCTAGGGGGCTTCAGAAGCCGGAAAATGCCGAAAATTCCATAGAAACCGTGTACatagctttaattttttatgtaaaaaaacctaaaaatatCAATTAACACCCTTAAATAACGAGAGACCACTACAAGCACCCATTGGCATTGAATCATGGATCCGTCACTGTATCCAATAGCAATACTTATGTTGAACGGAAACTCTTCTTTATAAGCGTTTTTCTGCGTTTCTTATGGGTTTCCATTTCCTAGCTATAGTTTTTTAGAATAACCTTTCACGGTGTCcgttccgtgcaacataggcaATAACCAATTTGATTCTTGCAGATGTCCATGAAGCTGCTCTGCATTTTTGTACTGCCCTGCTTTGCTGCTGAGAGTGCTTATCGGATATGGTGGTATGTCACAGGAGCTGCCGAAATTCCCTACTACAAATATATGTACATCAGTGACACCATTTCATGCATATTGCAGTTATGTTCATGGGTGTATAGAATATCAATTTACATCTTCGTCTGCATTCTCTACCGATTGATTTGCTTCCTGCAAATACTTAGACTTGAGGAATTTGGTCAAGTATTTCAAAAGGAAAGTGATGTTACTTCAATCCTAAAAGAACACCTTCGAATCAGAAGAAATCTACGTGTCATAAGCCATCGGTTTCGTAGGTTCATCTTGCTATCTCTGATTTTGGTCACTGCCAGTCAGTTCTTTTTTTTGCTGATGACCACCCGATCAAGTGCTGATAACAACATCTTTGAGGCTGGAGAACTCGTGGTATGTTTTCTGTTTACCTTTATGTAAGATGTCAGTGTCAAAGAACACATCGATACTGATAATAGTTCACTTACATTATGGGAGCAGCTCTGTTCCATTAGTCTGGTTACAGGACTGTTCATATGCTTGAGAAGCGCAACAAAGATCACACATAAAGCACAGTCTATAACAAGCCTTGCTACAAAGTGGCACATTTGTGCCACAATCAATTCTTATGATGATATGGACGGCGAGACGCCAAGAGTTACTGCTACCCAACAAGCATGTCCGATAGATATTGATATGATTTTGGACGATGATGACGATGGAGAAGAGGAATCGGATAATgcaaaaatggtaccaatttttGCACATACAATTACATTCCAAAAGCGGCAGGCGTTGGGTTAGTGTATGAACACACTGCTTTTAGTTTCTTTTTACACACTTATGCGTAACACAAACTAATCATTAGATTGTTGCAGTGACATATCTCGAAAACAATAGAGCAGGAATGACAGTTTACGGTTTCATGATGGACAGAACATGGCTACATACCATTTTCGGTGTTGAGCTAGCCTTACTGCTCTGGATGCTCAACAAGACAATAGGTATAACTTATAAGTTAATCCCATCTATATTGCCGCTCAAGTCTTCACCGCAATATGTGAAATGGTTAATCTTGaaatttctctttctttttccagTGAATTGGACATGAACATGCCTGTAATCCAGTGATACTATAGAAGCTTCATGAACAGCCACAGTTGTTGATAGAGAAGCTAATTACATGACTGGTAACAAACACTATGTTAAAAGAGTGAAGAAAATATGTTAGCcatatgatatatatatgtatgttgaGATATGATTTTTTTGCTATCCTGTTAGCTTCTGGCTTCTGCAGTTAAATGGGTTTTGAGCAATGGTGTTGATGTACATGATTTTGATTAATGAAagattaattttgttttatccCTAATGATCAAATGGCATGTCATACACCATGAAAAGCACTATGATGACCTATTCTTTTGTTATATCTGTTTAAACTATGTTGGGTACAAATGAATGCCGTGTAAGAAACATTTTAAAATGACATTTATGTTAAACAAATGCAATTATTTAAAGCCCAATTTGCATTAAACAAAAGCATCTGATGCAATGATGAGGAAAAAACAATTTTGCCCTAATACATCAGTTGCCCTTGTACTTGGTCCAAAACTTCAactgccccctgaactttcaaaagttccaaCTGACCTCTATTCTTGTCCAATTACATTCAAGAATCCCATATTTCTCAATAGAATTGTTTGGATGTAGATAACGGGAGACATGCCCCATTACGCGAAATGCTCGCCATGTGTCAAAAAcaaaatgtcaaataaacaaataattaggaacttttgaaagtttacGGGGACAGTTGAAGTTTTGAGGTTATTGGATACAATTGGACGAGAACATGGGGTTATTTAATACAATTGAACAAGAATATGGGGTTATTTAAATGCAATTGGACAATAATAGGGTTATTCGAAATTTTTGAAAGATTAAGGGGACATTTGAAGTTTTTGGCTAAATACAGGGGCAAGATATGTACTAAgccaattttttcttttttaacaaaaaaaaagaacattTTTTTATTGGCCTTGTTGCACATAAGAGTTACCGAATCACTAACTTGACAAGATCCTGGCAGTTTCCACCTCGACAAGGTCAAAACTTAAATTCATATATTCTTCTTATACTTCTGAAGGGTTTTCTTAATCACAAGATTAGCACTAATCACGTTCCTGCTCAATGGCTGTAAGTTACCTATTCAAGTTTTGatcttttatatttatagtCTGTGTTAGGaggattttttttcttatttatggcATAATTACAGTAATCTAAAGCTATGAGCTAGATGATGATCTTAACCAGTGATGGATTAAGGTCGACCGGGGGTTTGAGCACCCACCGGTTGACGGAAAATGTTGAAAAACTCCATGGAAGCTGTGTCCAAACACCCCTTGTCAACCGTGATGGATGCATGATTCATTGA
The sequence above is drawn from the Euphorbia lathyris chromosome 6, ddEupLath1.1, whole genome shotgun sequence genome and encodes:
- the LOC136232713 gene encoding uncharacterized protein isoform X1 — its product is MENEGGRVAFLPRINGNFGYSSNERFELKSFKLCLNWLCADQSNIWKTCLSWFIFSLFTIVCPVVSHFLLLCADCDSDHRRPYDVLVQLSLSVFATISFLTLSYWSRKYGLRKFLFLDKLDDDRERIRQGYQQQLQMSMKLLCIFVLPCFAAESAYRIWWYVTGAAEIPYYKYMYISDTISCILQLCSWVYRISIYIFVCILYRLICFLQILRLEEFGQVFQKESDVTSILKEHLRIRRNLRVISHRFRRFILLSLILVTASQFFFLLMTTRSSADNNIFEAGELVLCSISLVTGLFICLRSATKITHKAQSITSLATKWHICATINSYDDMDGETPRVTATQQACPIDIDMILDDDDDGEEESDNAKMVPIFAHTITFQKRQALVTYLENNRAGMTVYGFMMDRTWLHTIFGVELALLLWMLNKTIVNWT
- the LOC136232713 gene encoding uncharacterized protein isoform X2 — encoded protein: MVLCSWVYRISIYIFVCILYRLICFLQILRLEEFGQVFQKESDVTSILKEHLRIRRNLRVISHRFRRFILLSLILVTASQFFFLLMTTRSSADNNIFEAGELVLCSISLVTGLFICLRSATKITHKAQSITSLATKWHICATINSYDDMDGETPRVTATQQACPIDIDMILDDDDDGEEESDNAKMVPIFAHTITFQKRQALVTYLENNRAGMTVYGFMMDRTWLHTIFGVELALLLWMLNKTIVNWT
- the LOC136232031 gene encoding ubiquinol oxidase 4, chloroplastic/chromoplastic; this translates as MAMSISPAAHPTSISIRNCKTLSPFPRRSVLRYNSISSHRSKGAGKLFRVRATVLRENDEKVVVEETFQPKTFTSDERKGGDGEPPDDESSGTVEKWVIKIEQSINVFLTDTVIKVLDSLYHDRDYARFFVLETIARVPYFAFISVLHMYESFGWWRRADYIKVHFAESWNEMHHLLIMEELGGNAWWFDRFLSQHIAFVYYFMTVLMYAISPRMAYHFSECVESHAFSTYDKFIKAQGEELKKLPAPEVAVKYYTGGDLYLFDEFQTSRTPNTRRPQINNLYDVFMNIREDEAEHCKTMKACQKHGNLRSPHSYAEESVEDVSDSGCVVPETDCEGIVDCLKKSLTSPPLKTTNL